The following coding sequences are from one Streptomyces sp. NBC_01485 window:
- a CDS encoding 6-phosphofructokinase — protein sequence MRVGVLTGGGDCPGLNAVIRAVVRKGVQEYGHEFTGFRDGWRGLLDGRSVPLDIPAVRGILPRGGTILGSSRTNPLKEEDGVARIRETLAAQRIEALITIGGEDTLGVAARLSDDHEIPCVGVPKTIDNDLSATDYTFGFDTAVGIATEAIDRLHTTAESHMRVLVVEVMGRHAGWIALHSGLAGGANVILIPEQRFDVDQVCAWVTSRFRSSYAPIVVVAEGAMPKDGEAVLKDGSLDSFGHVRLSGVGEWLAKEIERRTGKEARTTVLGHVQRGGTPSAFDRWLATRFGLHAIDAVHEGDFGTMVALRGTDIVRVPIAQATARLKTVNPELYAEVGVFFG from the coding sequence ATGCGCGTCGGAGTACTGACCGGTGGCGGGGACTGCCCCGGCCTCAACGCCGTCATCCGGGCCGTCGTCCGCAAGGGCGTCCAGGAGTACGGCCATGAGTTCACCGGGTTCCGGGACGGCTGGCGGGGTCTCCTGGACGGCAGGTCGGTCCCCCTCGACATTCCCGCCGTGCGCGGCATCCTGCCCCGGGGCGGCACCATCCTCGGCTCCTCGCGGACCAACCCGCTCAAGGAGGAGGACGGCGTCGCCCGCATCAGGGAGACCCTGGCCGCGCAGCGCATCGAGGCGCTGATCACGATCGGCGGCGAGGACACCCTCGGCGTCGCCGCCCGGCTCTCCGACGACCACGAGATCCCCTGCGTCGGCGTCCCGAAGACCATCGACAACGACCTCTCCGCCACCGACTACACCTTCGGCTTCGACACCGCCGTCGGCATCGCCACCGAGGCCATCGACCGCCTGCACACCACCGCCGAGTCCCATATGCGGGTCCTGGTCGTCGAGGTGATGGGCCGGCACGCCGGCTGGATCGCCCTGCACTCGGGCCTGGCCGGCGGCGCCAACGTCATCCTCATCCCCGAGCAGCGCTTCGACGTCGACCAGGTCTGCGCCTGGGTGACCTCCCGCTTCCGCTCCTCCTACGCGCCGATCGTGGTCGTCGCCGAGGGCGCGATGCCGAAGGACGGCGAGGCGGTCCTGAAGGACGGCTCGCTGGACTCCTTCGGACACGTCCGGCTGTCCGGCGTCGGCGAGTGGCTCGCCAAGGAGATCGAGCGCCGGACGGGGAAGGAGGCCCGTACGACGGTCCTCGGCCACGTCCAGCGCGGCGGCACCCCGAGCGCCTTCGACCGCTGGCTCGCCACCCGCTTCGGCCTGCACGCGATCGACGCCGTCCACGAGGGCGACTTCGGCACGATGGTCGCCCTGCGCGGCACGGACATAGTCCGTGTACCGATCGCCCAGGCAACGGCCCGCCTGAAGACCGTGAACCCGGAACTGTACGCGGAGGTGGGGGTGTTCTTCGGCTAG
- a CDS encoding response regulator transcription factor encodes MSRQQDPIKVMVVDDHPMWRDAVARDLAEAGLDVVATAGDGEQAVRRAKATTPDVLVLDLNLPAKPGVQVCKEVVAADPALRVLVLSASGEHADVLEAVKSGATGYLLKSASTDELLDAVRRTAVGDPVFTPGLAGLVLGEYRRLASDPGPATGGGDASDAPRLTDRETEVLRLVAKGLSYKQIAERLVISHRTVQNHVQNTLGKLQLHNRVELVRYAIERGLDDE; translated from the coding sequence ATGAGCAGGCAGCAGGATCCGATCAAGGTCATGGTGGTCGACGACCACCCCATGTGGCGCGACGCGGTCGCCCGGGACCTGGCCGAGGCCGGCCTCGACGTCGTCGCCACCGCCGGCGACGGCGAGCAGGCCGTACGCCGCGCCAAGGCCACCACGCCCGACGTACTGGTGCTCGACCTGAACCTGCCCGCGAAGCCGGGCGTCCAGGTGTGCAAGGAGGTCGTCGCCGCCGATCCCGCCCTGCGGGTCCTCGTGCTGTCGGCGAGCGGTGAGCACGCCGACGTGCTGGAGGCGGTGAAGTCCGGTGCGACCGGCTACCTGCTGAAGTCGGCGTCCACGGACGAGCTGTTGGACGCGGTGCGCCGCACGGCCGTCGGCGACCCGGTGTTCACCCCGGGCCTGGCCGGACTGGTCCTCGGCGAGTACCGCCGGCTCGCCTCCGACCCCGGCCCCGCCACCGGCGGCGGCGACGCGTCCGACGCGCCCCGGCTGACCGACCGCGAGACCGAGGTGCTGCGGCTGGTCGCCAAGGGCCTGAGCTACAAGCAGATCGCCGAACGCCTCGTCATCTCCCACCGCACGGTCCAGAACCACGTCCAGAACACCCTCGGCAAGCTGCAACTGCACAACAGGGTGGAACTCGTCCGGTACGCCATCGAACGAGGCCTCGACGACGAGTGA
- the macS gene encoding MacS family sensor histidine kinase, with protein sequence MARRERVMRMSVELPLWRALAGYRVLTMLYAVGLFAAVYENFDRPGIAIAYFAVLFVWTLATLPRVQNAAACTKRFLAVDLAVALTGIVLTPLVVNDGFIDHGGPTLPSIWTAGSVLAFAIKGGWRWAAFASTPVAVANLIERGHPARDTVHNVILVWVASIAIGYVVEVARASERTLARALEIEAATRERERLARDIHDGVLQVLAMVQRRGAVLGGEAGELGRMAGEQEVALRTLVSGGLVPVSRVSEDEAEGAVVRVVDEDTGDDSDAPVDLRALLAPFAAARVNLAEPGAPVLLPAPAARELAAAVGAALDNVRRHAGPDARAWILVEDEPDEVIVTVRDDGPGIPEGRLAQAEGEGRLGVAQSIRGRLRDLGGSAELISTPGQGTEVELTVPKEQNVRRGKAGQR encoded by the coding sequence ATGGCCAGGCGCGAGAGAGTCATGAGGATGTCGGTCGAGCTGCCGCTGTGGCGCGCGCTCGCCGGCTACCGGGTGCTGACGATGCTGTACGCGGTCGGCCTGTTCGCCGCCGTCTACGAGAACTTCGACCGGCCCGGCATCGCCATCGCCTACTTCGCCGTCCTCTTCGTCTGGACGCTCGCCACCCTGCCCCGGGTGCAGAACGCGGCGGCCTGCACGAAACGATTCCTCGCCGTCGACCTCGCCGTCGCGCTCACCGGCATCGTCCTGACCCCGCTGGTCGTAAACGACGGGTTCATCGACCACGGCGGACCCACGCTGCCGTCGATATGGACGGCCGGGTCGGTCCTCGCGTTCGCCATCAAGGGCGGCTGGCGCTGGGCCGCGTTCGCCTCCACGCCCGTCGCCGTCGCCAACCTGATCGAGCGCGGCCACCCGGCCCGCGACACCGTGCACAACGTGATCCTCGTCTGGGTCGCCTCCATCGCCATCGGCTACGTCGTCGAGGTCGCCCGCGCCTCCGAGCGCACCCTCGCCCGCGCCCTGGAGATCGAGGCCGCCACCAGGGAACGGGAGCGCCTCGCCCGGGACATCCACGACGGCGTGCTCCAGGTGCTGGCCATGGTGCAGCGGCGCGGCGCGGTCCTGGGCGGCGAGGCGGGCGAGCTTGGCCGGATGGCCGGCGAACAGGAGGTCGCGCTGCGCACCCTGGTCTCCGGCGGGCTCGTACCGGTCTCCCGGGTGTCGGAGGACGAGGCCGAGGGGGCCGTCGTACGCGTCGTGGACGAGGACACCGGGGACGACTCGGACGCTCCCGTCGACCTGCGCGCGCTGCTCGCCCCCTTCGCCGCCGCCCGCGTCAACCTCGCCGAGCCCGGCGCCCCGGTGCTGCTGCCCGCGCCCGCCGCGAGGGAGCTGGCCGCCGCCGTCGGGGCCGCCCTGGACAACGTACGCAGGCACGCCGGTCCGGACGCCCGGGCCTGGATCCTGGTCGAGGACGAGCCGGACGAGGTGATCGTCACCGTCCGGGACGACGGGCCCGGCATCCCGGAGGGGCGGCTCGCGCAGGCCGAGGGCGAGGGGCGGCTCGGGGTCGCCCAGTCGATCCGGGGCCGGCTGCGCGACCTCGGCGGCAGCGCCGAGCTGATCTCGACACCGGGCCAGGGCACGGAGGTCGAACTGACGGTGCCGAAGGAGCAGAACGTGCGACGGGGGAAGGCGGGACAGCGATGA
- a CDS encoding lysophospholipid acyltransferase family protein: MKVAIGGPLKVTFRPWVEGLEHIPAEGPAILASNHLSFSDSFFLPAILDRKVTFIAKAEYFTTPGVKGRLTAAFFKGVGQLPVDRSGARGAGEAAVKSGMDVLERGELFGIYPEGTRSPDGRLYRGKPGGLARVALATGAPVIPVAMIDTEKIQPPGQVMPKLMRPGIRIGKPLDFSRYHGMDHDRFVLRAVTDEVMYEIMKLSGQEYVDIYATAAKRQIADAAKADREAEKAAKAVLAQAEKDQAKKEKEEAEAAAEEETEEAETEEAEGREAQ; encoded by the coding sequence ATGAAGGTCGCTATCGGGGGACCGCTGAAGGTCACCTTCAGACCCTGGGTGGAAGGCCTCGAGCACATCCCCGCCGAGGGCCCCGCGATCCTGGCGAGCAACCACCTGTCGTTCTCCGACTCGTTCTTCCTGCCCGCGATCCTCGACCGCAAGGTCACCTTCATCGCGAAGGCCGAGTACTTCACCACGCCCGGCGTGAAGGGCCGGCTGACGGCGGCCTTCTTCAAGGGCGTCGGCCAGCTCCCCGTGGACCGCTCGGGCGCGCGCGGCGCCGGCGAGGCCGCCGTCAAGAGCGGCATGGACGTGCTGGAGCGCGGCGAACTGTTCGGCATCTACCCGGAGGGCACCCGCTCGCCCGACGGCCGCCTCTACCGCGGCAAACCGGGCGGCCTCGCCCGCGTGGCGCTCGCCACCGGCGCGCCCGTGATACCGGTCGCCATGATCGACACGGAGAAGATCCAGCCCCCGGGACAGGTCATGCCGAAGCTCATGCGGCCCGGCATCCGCATCGGCAAGCCGCTGGACTTCAGCCGCTACCACGGCATGGACCACGACCGCTTCGTCCTGCGCGCGGTGACCGACGAGGTCATGTACGAGATCATGAAGCTCTCCGGCCAGGAGTACGTCGACATCTACGCGACCGCCGCCAAGCGGCAGATCGCGGACGCGGCGAAGGCCGACAGGGAAGCGGAGAAGGCCGCCAAGGCGGTGCTCGCGCAGGCCGAGAAGGACCAGGCCAAGAAGGAAAAAGAAGAAGCGGAAGCAGCGGCAGAAGAAGAAACAGAAGAAGCAGAAACAGAAGAAGCAGAAGGAAGAGAAGCCCAGTAG
- a CDS encoding alpha/beta hydrolase, whose amino-acid sequence MPVLPGAEPYRHEGGEVGVLLCHGFTGSPQSLRPWARHLAGQGLTVSLPLLPGHGTRWEDMALTGWQDWYAEVDRELCALRGRCARVFVAGLSMGGALALRLAAKHGEGGGGAAGLGGVEGVIVVNPANKVHGLSAYALPVARHLVRTTKGIASDIAKDGVSETGYDRVPLHSAHSLRTFLRLVDAELPQVTQPLLLLRSVHDHVVPPADSARVLSRVSSTDVTEILLEQSYHVATLDHDADRIFEESYAFIARIAPSVGKEGTAVGG is encoded by the coding sequence TTGCCGGTCCTTCCTGGAGCCGAGCCGTACCGCCATGAGGGCGGGGAGGTCGGGGTCCTCCTGTGTCACGGCTTCACCGGTTCCCCGCAGTCGCTGCGGCCCTGGGCGCGCCATCTGGCCGGGCAGGGTCTGACCGTCTCGCTGCCCCTGCTGCCGGGGCACGGCACGCGCTGGGAGGACATGGCGCTCACCGGCTGGCAGGACTGGTACGCGGAGGTGGACCGCGAGTTGTGCGCCCTGCGCGGCCGTTGCGCGCGCGTGTTCGTGGCCGGTCTGTCGATGGGCGGCGCGCTGGCCCTGCGGCTGGCCGCGAAGCACGGCGAGGGCGGAGGCGGGGCGGCGGGCCTGGGCGGGGTCGAGGGCGTCATCGTCGTCAACCCGGCGAACAAGGTGCACGGGCTGTCCGCGTACGCCCTTCCGGTGGCCCGCCATCTCGTCCGGACGACGAAGGGGATCGCGAGCGACATCGCGAAGGACGGCGTCTCGGAGACCGGGTACGACCGGGTGCCGCTGCACTCGGCGCACTCCCTGCGGACCTTCCTGCGGCTGGTCGACGCCGAGCTGCCGCAGGTCACCCAGCCGCTGCTGCTCCTGCGCAGCGTGCACGACCACGTCGTACCGCCGGCCGACTCGGCCCGGGTCCTCAGCCGGGTGTCGTCGACGGACGTGACCGAGATCCTGCTGGAACAGAGCTACCACGTGGCAACGTTGGACCACGATGCGGACCGGATCTTCGAGGAGAGCTACGCGTTCATCGCCCGGATCGCGCCCAGTGTCGGCAAGGAAGGGACGGCCGTAGGTGGCTGA
- a CDS encoding endonuclease/exonuclease/phosphatase family protein, with the protein MPPLPNSRTESDGSAVIRVLSYNIRSLRDDTDALARVITACAPDLVLLQESPLFFRWRKKLARLAAATGQVILTGGGTAAGPAILCSLRATVERTEDVLLPLTRGEFRRGLATAVVRFAGARLGVVSCHLSLDRDERHDQGGLLLDRLAGMGVEHAVVGGDINERPQGRTFARLAAGLQDCRTAAPWGAEHTFPSTGPDRRIDGIFATRDVRVLGCGVPNELPGVTGSDLRAATDHLPVLAALRIPVGQIPVGQIPVG; encoded by the coding sequence ATGCCGCCGCTCCCCAACTCCCGCACCGAGTCCGACGGTTCGGCCGTCATCCGGGTCCTGAGCTACAACATCCGCTCCCTGCGGGACGACACCGACGCCCTCGCCCGCGTCATCACCGCCTGCGCCCCCGACCTGGTCCTCCTCCAGGAATCCCCCCTCTTCTTCCGCTGGCGCAAGAAACTGGCCCGCCTGGCCGCGGCCACCGGCCAGGTGATCCTCACCGGCGGCGGAACAGCGGCCGGCCCCGCGATCCTCTGCTCGCTGAGGGCGACCGTCGAACGCACCGAGGACGTCCTCCTGCCCCTCACCCGCGGCGAGTTCCGCCGCGGGCTGGCCACCGCCGTCGTCCGCTTCGCGGGCGCCCGCCTGGGCGTCGTCAGTTGCCACCTCAGCCTCGACCGCGACGAGCGCCACGACCAGGGCGGCCTGCTCCTCGACCGGCTCGCCGGGATGGGCGTGGAGCACGCGGTCGTGGGCGGCGACATCAACGAGAGACCACAGGGCCGCACCTTCGCCCGCCTGGCAGCCGGTCTCCAGGACTGCCGCACGGCCGCACCCTGGGGCGCCGAGCACACGTTCCCGTCCACCGGGCCGGACCGCCGTATCGACGGAATCTTCGCGACGAGGGACGTACGCGTACTGGGCTGCGGCGTGCCGAACGAGCTCCCGGGAGTCACCGGGAGCGACTTGAGGGCGGCCACGGACCACCTCCCGGTGCTGGCCGCCCTCAGAATCCCTGTCGGCCAGATCCCTGTCGGCCAGATCCCTGTCGGCTAG